A part of Fibrobacter sp. UWH4 genomic DNA contains:
- the rplB gene encoding 50S ribosomal protein L2, with amino-acid sequence MGLKSYRPLTPTLRYKQIGDRKEITADKPYKPLTEGIKRSSGRNNAGEITSRRRGGGHKKLYRIIDFKRKFAGIPCTVETIEYDPNRSARIALVKYQNGKRCYIIAPAEIKVGDVLNSGEGAEFRVGNAIPLRDIPLNTIIHNIEMKPGKGAQIARSAGAGAELVAKDGKLCQVKLPSGEVRYIPEECLAVVGQVSNIDHMNESSGSAGRSRWLGIRPSVRGVVMNPVDHPLGGGEGRTSGGRHPCSPWGKNSKGAKTRNNKRTDKFIVRRRQKRA; translated from the coding sequence ATGGGTCTGAAGTCTTATCGCCCGCTTACCCCGACGCTGCGCTACAAGCAGATTGGTGACCGCAAGGAAATCACTGCGGACAAGCCGTACAAGCCGCTCACCGAAGGCATCAAGCGTAGCTCCGGCCGTAACAACGCCGGTGAAATCACCTCCCGCCGTCGCGGTGGTGGTCACAAGAAACTGTATCGTATCATCGACTTCAAGCGCAAGTTCGCAGGCATCCCCTGCACGGTTGAAACGATCGAATACGATCCGAACCGTTCCGCTCGTATCGCCCTGGTCAAGTACCAGAACGGCAAGCGCTGCTACATCATCGCCCCGGCCGAAATCAAGGTCGGTGACGTGCTGAATTCCGGCGAAGGTGCCGAATTCCGCGTGGGTAACGCTATTCCGCTCCGCGATATTCCGCTGAACACCATTATCCACAACATCGAAATGAAACCGGGCAAGGGTGCCCAGATCGCCCGTTCCGCCGGTGCCGGTGCAGAACTGGTTGCCAAGGACGGAAAGCTCTGCCAGGTCAAGCTCCCGAGTGGCGAAGTTCGCTACATTCCGGAAGAATGCCTCGCAGTCGTCGGTCAGGTTTCCAATATCGATCACATGAATGAATCCTCGGGTTCTGCTGGCCGCTCTCGCTGGCTCGGTATTCGCCCGTCCGTCCGTGGTGTCGTTATGAACCCGGTCGATCACCCCCTTGGTGGTGGTGAAGGTCGTACCTCTGGTGGTCGTCATCCGTGCTCTCCTTGGGGTAAGAACTCTAAGGGTGCCAAAACTCGTAACAATAAGCGTACCGATAAGTTTATCGTACGTCGTCGTCAGAAGAGGGCCTAA
- the rpsS gene encoding 30S ribosomal protein S19: MSRSLKKGAFVDSHVLSKAQAMAGSDKKQAIKTWSRRSTIIPDMVGLTFSVYNGKQFIPVYVTENMVGHKLGEFSMTRTFRGHRKTETAAGGKK, translated from the coding sequence ATGTCCAGATCCCTTAAAAAAGGCGCTTTCGTGGATTCCCACGTTTTGAGCAAAGCCCAGGCGATGGCCGGTTCCGACAAGAAACAGGCTATCAAGACCTGGTCCCGTCGTTCCACCATCATTCCTGATATGGTCGGACTTACGTTCTCCGTCTATAACGGCAAGCAGTTCATCCCCGTCTACGTGACCGAAAACATGGTCGGCCACAAGCTGGGTGAATTCTCCATGACCCGCACTTTCCGCGGTCACCGTAAGACTGAAACCGCCGCTGGAGGAAAGAAATAA
- the rplV gene encoding 50S ribosomal protein L22, which yields MQAVAKVKNVRYGVRKLRRVVDLVRGKSVAEAFAMLSILHTQTKGAPLVENALKSAVANFKQKAAGAVAAEELVVKTITADGGTIMKRIHPRSQGRAFRIEKPLSHITVVVANKE from the coding sequence ATGCAAGCTGTTGCTAAAGTGAAAAACGTCCGTTACGGCGTCCGCAAGCTCCGTCGCGTTGTCGACCTGGTTCGCGGCAAGTCCGTTGCAGAAGCATTCGCAATGCTTTCTATTCTCCACACGCAGACCAAGGGTGCCCCGCTGGTCGAAAATGCTCTGAAGTCCGCTGTCGCTAACTTCAAGCAGAAGGCCGCTGGTGCCGTTGCCGCCGAAGAACTGGTCGTCAAGACCATCACTGCCGACGGTGGTACCATCATGAAGCGTATCCACCCGCGTTCCCAGGGCCGTGCTTTCCGTATCGAAAAGCCGCTCTCTCACATCACAGTCGTTGTGGCCAACAAGGAGTAA
- the rpsC gene encoding 30S ribosomal protein S3, which translates to MGQKTHPNGLRLGVIRGWESKWYAEDKFADLLYEDIVLRRYLMKRFEHASLSKVGIERTVKKVNVNLFTARPGIVIGRKGEELEKLKGELQFLTGKEIYINVQEIKRPETDAKLVAENIARQLEKRISFRRAMKRAIQSAMRMGVEGIKVQCGGRLGGAEIARVEKYAEGRVPLHTLRADIDYATAIAKTVYGAIGIKVWIMHGEKIGKDVMNDNKREK; encoded by the coding sequence ATGGGTCAGAAAACTCATCCGAATGGTCTTCGTCTTGGCGTTATCCGCGGCTGGGAATCCAAGTGGTATGCCGAAGACAAGTTTGCCGATCTTCTTTATGAAGACATCGTGCTCCGTCGCTACTTGATGAAGCGTTTCGAACATGCCTCCCTCTCCAAGGTCGGCATCGAACGTACCGTCAAGAAGGTGAACGTGAACCTCTTTACCGCCCGTCCGGGTATCGTGATCGGCCGTAAGGGCGAAGAATTGGAGAAGCTCAAGGGCGAACTCCAGTTCCTCACCGGTAAAGAAATCTATATTAACGTCCAGGAAATCAAGCGTCCCGAAACGGATGCCAAGCTGGTTGCCGAAAACATTGCACGTCAGCTCGAAAAGCGTATTTCCTTCCGTCGCGCCATGAAGCGCGCCATCCAGTCCGCTATGCGCATGGGTGTGGAAGGTATCAAGGTGCAGTGCGGTGGCCGTCTCGGTGGTGCCGAAATTGCCCGCGTCGAAAAGTATGCCGAAGGCCGCGTGCCTCTGCACACTCTCCGTGCCGACATCGACTACGCTACTGCAATCGCCAAGACCGTTTATGGTGCCATCGGTATCAAGGTCTGGATCATGCACGGCGAAAAGATTGGCAAGGACGTCATGAACGATAACAAGAGAGAGAAGTAA
- the rplP gene encoding 50S ribosomal protein L16, whose translation MLSPKRTLHRKQMKGRMKGIASRGNSIAFGEFGIQALEKCWLTARQIEAARIAMTRKIKRGGRVWIRVFPDKPVTRHPAEARMGKGKGAVEFWAAVILPGRIIFEMGGVERELAMEALHVAAQKLPLKCKIIEESEI comes from the coding sequence ATGCTGAGTCCTAAAAGAACATTACATCGTAAGCAGATGAAAGGCCGCATGAAGGGCATTGCCTCCCGCGGCAATTCCATCGCCTTCGGCGAATTCGGCATTCAGGCTCTTGAAAAGTGCTGGCTGACTGCTCGTCAGATTGAAGCCGCTCGTATCGCCATGACCCGTAAGATCAAGCGCGGTGGCCGCGTCTGGATCCGCGTCTTCCCCGACAAGCCGGTTACCCGTCACCCCGCTGAAGCCCGTATGGGTAAGGGTAAGGGCGCCGTCGAATTCTGGGCAGCCGTTATCCTCCCGGGTCGCATCATTTTCGAAATGGGTGGTGTCGAACGTGAACTGGCCATGGAAGCTCTCCATGTCGCAGCACAGAAGCTCCCCCTCAAGTGCAAAATCATCGAAGAATCGGAGATCTAA
- the rpmC gene encoding 50S ribosomal protein L29 — MKARELKELGVDQLKEKLAQLNLDLFNYRMAAKLGNLEKPSSIRNTRKDIARVKTILTEKAKA, encoded by the coding sequence ATGAAGGCACGTGAATTAAAGGAACTGGGCGTTGACCAGCTCAAGGAAAAACTGGCTCAGTTGAATCTCGATTTGTTCAATTACCGTATGGCTGCCAAGCTCGGTAACTTGGAAAAACCCTCTTCGATCCGCAATACCCGCAAGGATATCGCTAGGGTCAAGACCATCCTCACCGAAAAGGCCAAGGCATAA
- the rpsQ gene encoding 30S ribosomal protein S17 encodes MDRNLRKVRQGVVSSDKMDKTITVVVENRKRHPVYNKIMTTTKKLKAHDENNEAGEGDLVEIMETRPLSATKRWRLVRIVAKKK; translated from the coding sequence ATGGATAGAAACCTTCGTAAGGTAAGACAGGGTGTCGTCAGCTCTGACAAGATGGACAAGACCATCACCGTCGTAGTTGAAAACCGTAAGCGTCACCCGGTGTACAACAAGATCATGACCACCACCAAGAAGCTCAAGGCTCACGATGAAAACAACGAAGCCGGCGAAGGCGACCTGGTGGAAATCATGGAAACTCGTCCGCTCTCTGCAACGAAGCGCTGGCGCCTCGTTCGCATTGTAGCTAAGAAGAAATAA
- the rplN gene encoding 50S ribosomal protein L14 produces MIQEETRLVVADNSGAKEVACIRVLGGTNRRYASIGDVIKVAVKDAIPQSKVKKGSVADAVVVRTRKEIARPDGTFIRFSDNAVVLINKDGEPRGTRIFGPVARELRDKKYMKIISLAPEVL; encoded by the coding sequence ATGATTCAAGAAGAAACCAGACTCGTCGTGGCCGATAACAGTGGAGCCAAGGAAGTCGCCTGCATCCGCGTTTTGGGTGGCACCAACCGTCGCTATGCCAGCATCGGTGATGTCATCAAGGTTGCCGTCAAGGACGCAATCCCCCAGAGCAAGGTGAAGAAGGGTTCCGTAGCTGACGCCGTCGTCGTTCGCACGCGCAAGGAAATCGCACGTCCGGATGGAACGTTCATCCGTTTCTCGGACAATGCCGTGGTTCTCATCAACAAGGATGGTGAACCCCGTGGAACCCGTATTTTTGGACCGGTGGCTCGTGAGCTCCGCGACAAGAAATACATGAAGATCATCTCCCTCGCACCTGAGGTTCTCTAA
- the rplX gene encoding 50S ribosomal protein L24, producing MANIKKNDNVKVISGANKGKTGTVISVKDGKVTVSGVNVRKRHEKPSQTNQTGGIIEKELPIDISNVMLLEGNTPVRTRIVREAGKKASRVSVKSGKAI from the coding sequence ATGGCAAACATCAAGAAGAATGATAACGTCAAGGTGATTTCCGGTGCCAACAAGGGCAAGACCGGCACCGTGATTAGTGTCAAGGATGGCAAGGTGACCGTTTCGGGCGTGAACGTCCGCAAGCGTCATGAAAAGCCGTCCCAGACCAATCAGACGGGTGGCATCATCGAAAAGGAACTGCCGATCGACATTTCCAACGTGATGCTTCTCGAAGGCAACACTCCTGTCCGTACACGTATCGTGCGCGAAGCCGGCAAGAAGGCTTCCCGCGTGAGCGTCAAGTCCGGCAAGGCTATCTAG
- the rplE gene encoding 50S ribosomal protein L5 — MNQMKQFYLEKVVPALQQKFAYKNVMEIPRLQKIVLNMGVGAAASNRKILDEAVDTLTAITGQKAVVTNAKKAIAQFHLREGIGIGAKVTLHGDNMWDFLFRLINIDLPRVRDFRGLARRGFDGMGNFTLGIKEQTIFVEIDIDKISRTFGMDISFVTSAKTDDEGRALLEELGLPFRK, encoded by the coding sequence ATGAACCAGATGAAGCAATTTTATCTCGAAAAAGTCGTTCCGGCCTTGCAGCAGAAGTTTGCTTACAAGAACGTGATGGAAATTCCCCGCCTCCAGAAGATCGTGCTCAACATGGGTGTCGGCGCTGCCGCCTCTAACCGCAAGATCCTGGATGAAGCCGTCGATACCCTGACCGCCATTACCGGTCAGAAGGCCGTCGTCACCAACGCCAAGAAGGCTATCGCCCAGTTCCACCTGCGCGAAGGCATTGGCATCGGTGCCAAGGTCACCCTGCACGGCGACAACATGTGGGACTTCCTCTTCCGTCTCATCAACATCGACCTTCCGCGTGTCCGTGACTTCCGTGGTCTCGCACGCCGTGGCTTTGATGGCATGGGTAACTTCACCCTCGGCATCAAGGAACAGACCATCTTTGTTGAAATCGACATTGACAAGATTTCTCGTACTTTCGGTATGGACATCTCCTTCGTGACCTCTGCAAAGACGGACGACGAAGGCCGCGCCCTGCTTGAAGAACTTGGACTCCCCTTCAGGAAGTAA
- a CDS encoding type Z 30S ribosomal protein S14: MASKRMIEKCKRTPKYTVRGYNRCKRCGRPHAFMRRFGLCRICFREMALAGEIPGITKSSW, from the coding sequence ATGGCAAGCAAAAGAATGATTGAAAAATGCAAGCGTACTCCGAAGTATACCGTTCGTGGGTACAACCGTTGCAAGCGTTGCGGTAGGCCGCACGCCTTTATGCGCCGCTTTGGCCTTTGCCGTATTTGCTTCCGCGAAATGGCACTCGCCGGCGAAATCCCCGGTATCACAAAGTCGTCTTGGTAA
- the rpsH gene encoding 30S ribosomal protein S8: MAMTDPIADMLTRIRNAASAKLPVVDIPASNLKREIARVLQEKGFIKKFVVVDDGKQGVLKVLLRYTKGESAIQGIQRISSPGLRHYVDAAKLPRVRNGLGYAIISTSKGVMTDHEARKENVGGEVIAKVW, translated from the coding sequence ATGGCAATGACAGATCCTATCGCCGATATGCTCACCCGTATCCGCAATGCCGCTTCGGCAAAGCTCCCCGTGGTGGACATTCCTGCCAGCAACTTGAAGCGTGAAATCGCTCGCGTGTTGCAGGAAAAAGGTTTCATTAAAAAGTTCGTCGTCGTCGATGACGGTAAGCAGGGCGTTCTCAAGGTCCTCCTCCGTTACACGAAGGGCGAATCCGCAATCCAGGGCATCCAGCGCATTTCGTCGCCTGGTCTGCGTCACTACGTTGACGCCGCCAAGCTTCCGCGCGTCCGTAACGGCCTTGGCTATGCTATCATCTCCACATCTAAAGGCGTGATGACCGACCACGAAGCCCGCAAGGAAAACGTGGGTGGTGAAGTCATCGCAAAGGTATGGTAA